cagattctattggaccccctctagattgtataggcttggtcttaaagacacacccatctgcttgcaatgccagtcagaagatggagacacaacccatgtttcttgggggtgtgttaagatcctaGAATTGTGGTTGAAGGTTTACATGTGACGTTttaggcactcaaatttcattctgccccagactctatatTTTGGGCAAAGGgccggtcataaatttgggggataaacaaaCAATTGGGTTCTGACAAGTATTATGATTGGaagtcaaattattttaaggagatggaagtcggatggagcgccataatttccggagtggtgtgcggagatggggaggttggctgctttcgaggagatTTCAAACAGAAAGCTGGGGGTTCGGAATTTCTTTGATAGGAAGTGGAGCAATTACTTcttgtttttgggggactcttggggaggggctgtGTAGAGCGATGTTTAGTttgaattatatatgattattatattttctttttgtgtattctatttgtgaccacaggggtgttcattgggggtcaggatggggttggtgattggggaggggttaaatgttaattcaatgtatatatgttctgCTTTTTGTTATATGTCTATGaatcaaaaatgttaattggaaaaaaaaaaactgcctcattgagcaataattatgtgcaatacacagcttagtctatatTTATCAAACATACCCACACCTCTTCTGCCACTACATTcccttctgtatataacagatttgtatattgtacatacatatattgtcctattgtgtatgtctatacacacacacactttctattcactttatttttattccttttttatctcggtcttgttgctgtattgtttgtgcactggaagcttctgtcacaaagacaaattccttgtatgtgcaagcatacttggcaataaagctcattctggtttatgaaaaaacatcaaaagcaataTATTTTGTTCTCTTTTGTACACTCTGGGCATTtgggatatatatacacacagtaagtgctgggtctctaaagacccagaTATGTACGAGCGTTTGGGAAAAATCCcaggcatttaagggttaaaaatattttaacactagtCACATTGTGATTTGCCTAACTGTACTGGCTTTTAGCAGACCTGATGTTCATAATATAAACACGAGTCTACTAGAAATGTACCGTAAATTCAAACTTCTGGCACAAAACAAATGTCAATCAGTTATGGTGGCAACAGGTTCAGAGCACGTACACACAATGGAAAGCGTCGACTAACAGGAACTGAACCAAGAGTGTATACAAACTTGGTTAGACCATCGTTCCCCTCTCTCATGGTATGTCCAAATCAGTTGAGTGAATTGGTTTGTTTCCATGGAAGATTAACCAGTTGAGTAGATGATGCACAGATTCAGTTCTTCAGCCCCTGCAGAGCACCCTTGAACTCACAGAGTCTTTCCAAGTAAAAGGTTCAGGTACTTGGAGCTGTTAGATCATGTTTCTCCCATGTTGAAAAACTAGTGAGCAACTAGTCGCTTTTCAGTTTAATAGCCCATCATTTAATTTATTGGTGCATAAGGGTGGTTCTGGTATCAGTGGAAGTCCAGAGTTTGAGGTAGACCAACACTGCAAGATGATCCACTTTAAAACATGGGTGTACACCAAGCGGTCAAAGCTTTAACCAAACACTTGAAAAGGTACCACTGTTGAAAGCAAAATTGCGCATTTTGCACCAGTTTAAATTGTGGTGTAACTTTGCCCCTCAGCTTTTCATGGTAGTGAGGTTGAGGACGTCAGTGGAGAGAACATCCCCCCCAATGTATACTTGATCCAGAGAATCTTGAACGGTTTACAGGAACTCCTTAGGTTGAGCAAGTCCCTTCTGTACTGTCAGCTGCACTTGGAGAATTCAAGACAATAGGCATTTAGGTTAATTGCATATCCTTCTGAACTAATTGGCACATTTATAATGTGCCATGGTATTGTTTGCAGCCAGTGACTTTTGCGGTTACACCCCCCATTAAAACAGCCTAGACAGTTGTTCTTGTCTGGTAACTTTAttaattcacaaagaaaatgcCTCCACTGGAAACCACAGCCTTCTCAACGTTCTCACCAACATCCCTTTCTGGAATACAAGAGGAGGCAGAGGTTAAAGCAGTGTACAAAAAAACCCACCCCACCGTAAAGTAATACACCTACTTTGCCTGAAGCAGCTCTGCTCACAGAAGCCAGAGGAAGAGGGATGGCACACTGATGTACTACAGTGGATGAAGACCTGAGCAAGAAGGGGGATTAACCATAGCATTCAGAAGAACCATTAAGGGTTTAGAGGTGTTGAAGGTTGGATGGTAATCATACCATTCCCTGCAGAGGAGCTAGTGATGCTGGATCCACAAACGTGAACATCTTCACAATGAAGCGCTTGTAGTGGGTTGGGAACTGAAGACCAGAGGAGCCATCCACAGGAACCAGTGTGGTGAGGTAACGATCATCCTGGTAAGGGCATCTGGAAGGCACAGTCAGGGATAGCTCAAAACAGACCAAATGATACAAATGCTGGGGTTATACTCACCCATTAACTAGAAGGTCCCACTGAGGTAGGCTGAGGGGATCAGGGGTTGATGTTGCCCAGCAATGTCCCAGCATCAGGACAATATTGGGGTCAGTCCTCTCCAAAAGGTGTACCTCAACATACACAGGTTGTCGTAGAACTTTTGTGACAGGGTAATCAGCATCACTGTAGTAGGATGTGTACGCAGCATCCTCTGCAGGAGGACGACAATTTTATAAACCCTAGTTACTCTTTCAAGACAGCCATCTAGAGAAGCAGTACATTACCTTCTGCACATCCTTTGGTGACACATTGTCCATTTGCCAGGCGAAGCTCCACTCGGAGGGGTCCAGGAGCAGCTACAGGTGGAGGTGGAGGAACAGTGTTGACCTCCACAACCAGAGCTTGAACAGCAGTGCCAGAATACCTACACTGGAAGAGAAGCCTGGACAAACAGTGAGCTTGTAAGCCCAAGTCAAAGATTAGCATTTAAGCTAAAGCATAGATCACCTACTCAAAGTGACTGTCCCTTGTGATGGAACCAAGTGGTCCAATCCCCACTTCATAGGATGAAGTCATTCTGTTCTCATACACCACATATCCATTGTCCTCCTGCAAACAGCAACATGGTTAGAATCCACTCCTTGCCAAGCAAAGGAAGTCTAAAAAGCACCAGTACCCACCATCATGCTTGTGCCACAAGCAGTGACAGGGAACTGGTAAATGGCAAATGAAGGGGTGGACCCAACTGGAGCACAAGGTGGGTCACTTCCACCCAACAGACGGACTGTATCCAGACTAAGTGAAGGCAGCGTAACATCTCTAGCCACCACAACCACAAACTGGCCATCTCGAATACACTGGACGGTCACTGTTTCAAGGTAGAGAGCATGATTCTGAGGCAACCGTTTAATATGAACAGCTTTACATTGGCTCAACACTTACCGGCTTTCCCATAGTAACACTGCTGTCCGTTGAAGCAGCAGTTTATAGCGTCACACTCAGCAGCACTGATACCAGGTTGTCCACATTGGATCTGCTCATAATCAGCAACGGCACACTTGTCAAGAGGCTCCGCCTGTGCCACTG
The nucleotide sequence above comes from Myxocyprinus asiaticus isolate MX2 ecotype Aquarium Trade chromosome 25, UBuf_Myxa_2, whole genome shotgun sequence. Encoded proteins:
- the LOC127415563 gene encoding zona pellucida sperm-binding protein 4-like; this translates as MEMWSNLPQVPQASVFQQSEQRGIPDRSRQALASQPSDQQFLIQQALQQQTRRQGGNPVQNPQASVRRTPQHGGIPALNPQALVFQSSDRQSLAQQGLQPQTQGWGPAQNPQASVLQQTRGILAQNPQAVVYQPSDPRFLAQPAPQRQTAFPPKQPVAQAEPLDKCAVADYEQIQCGQPGISAAECDAINCCFNGQQCYYGKAVTVQCIRDGQFVVVVARDVTLPSLSLDTVRLLGGSDPPCAPVGSTPSFAIYQFPVTACGTSMMEDNGYVVYENRMTSSYEVGIGPLGSITRDSHFELLFQCRYSGTAVQALVVEVNTVPPPPPVAAPGPLRVELRLANGQCVTKGCAEEDAAYTSYYSDADYPVTKVLRQPVYVEVHLLERTDPNIVLMLGHCWATSTPDPLSLPQWDLLVNGCPYQDDRYLTTLVPVDGSSGLQFPTHYKRFIVKMFTFVDPASLAPLQGMVFIHCSTSVCHPSSSGFCEQSCFRQKRDVGENVEKAVVSSGGIFFVN